CCATGCGGGTCTGGGAACAGGGAGGATCGCTGAAAGAGCTGGCGTTAAAGGACGGGGAGATCAGCCGGAATATCAGCCGAACGGAAATGGAAGAGATATTCAATATAAATAAATTTCTGCGCAACGTTGACTATATTTACCAAAGAATAGGGCTCCGGTGAGCTTCATTTTTCAGGAGGATGAATCATGTCCATGACCATAATAGCCTTTGCCCTGGCCGCCCTGTTTCTGGTCCTTTTTCTGGTCAGCAGCGGCGGGGCCGGCAAGAAAACGGCCGGCCTGAAGGAAGCCCAGGAGCGGCTGGCCCGGCTTCAAATAGAGGACCGGCGCCAGAGCGATCTGGTCCAGAACCTGAAGACCAACATGGCCACCCTGGAAAAGGAGAAGAACGAAAGGACCCGGGTGTTCATGGTGCTGTTAGAGCTGGCCCGGACCTTAAGCGGGAATATCGAGCAGGAAAAACTGCCGCCGTTGCTGCTGCGGATCGCCCAGCAACTGTTCGACGCTGAAGAACTGATATTCTTTAAACCGGAGGATGACGGCCATGCGCTGGCTGCCGCCGCCCAGATCGGGGTGGATGAAAAAACGGCCAGGTCGTTGAACCTTAAGGTCGGCAACGGCTACCTGGGGCACACCGCAGCCAAAAGGTTAGTGATGACTAAGGAAGATTTTGCTACTGAAAGCAATCTGATCAAACAGCATATCGAGGCCACTAAGGAAAGCGGGATCGCTCCGGTGCTGTGCCTGCCCTTGGTGCAGCACAATGTCCTTTTGGGCCTGGTATCCATCGGTAAAATAACCCAGCGGGC
The genomic region above belongs to candidate division TA06 bacterium and contains:
- a CDS encoding sensor domain-containing diguanylate cyclase, with protein sequence MSMTIIAFALAALFLVLFLVSSGGAGKKTAGLKEAQERLARLQIEDRRQSDLVQNLKTNMATLEKEKNERTRVFMVLLELARTLSGNIEQEKLPPLLLRIAQQLFDAEELIFFKPEDDGHALAAAAQIGVDEKTARSLNLKVGNGYLGHTAAKRLVMTKEDFATESNLIKQHIEATKESGIAPVLCLPLVQHNVLLGLVSIGKITQRAKEERNMLMIYQSLGSMAMENARMFDQLYTKDRMTDLFNWRYFEERAQAELSRSKRFGHKLSFTLLDLDNFKTFAEANGTQAAEKVLAKVGALLNECVRKIDIPCRMSEDSFAVALLETERVQAVQFAEKIKKIIEEALSTIDQAFASQSLTVTLAVMTFPDDGFTMAEMFDSAAKKLAEAQAKGGSVIIKNISEETA